The Neobacillus sp. OS1-2 genome includes a window with the following:
- a CDS encoding response regulator transcription factor — protein MDKKRILVVDDEENVSDLLELYLKAEDFEVQTAADGVSALTLAHHFKPDLIILDIMLPFKDGWQVAKELRLTMNTPIMMLSAKGEESDKILGLTIGGDDYVTKPFSPGEVVARIKAILRRSQPDEQANNRLEFPNLVIDMEKYEIVVDGAKIVSTPKEVELLWLLASHPGKVFIREHLLDKVWGYAYLGDSRTVDTHMKRLRRKIESGQPYTYLQTVWGVGYKFEVVRNEEKPL, from the coding sequence ATGGATAAAAAAAGGATTCTAGTGGTAGATGATGAGGAAAATGTATCCGATTTACTTGAATTGTACTTAAAGGCAGAAGATTTTGAAGTACAGACAGCAGCGGATGGTGTGAGCGCATTGACACTGGCCCATCATTTTAAGCCGGATTTAATCATCCTTGATATCATGCTTCCCTTTAAAGATGGCTGGCAAGTAGCAAAGGAACTAAGGCTGACGATGAATACACCGATTATGATGCTTTCTGCAAAGGGAGAAGAGTCCGATAAAATCCTTGGATTAACAATTGGAGGAGATGACTATGTCACGAAACCGTTCTCTCCGGGAGAAGTTGTCGCTAGAATTAAGGCCATTTTGCGAAGGTCGCAACCAGATGAACAGGCTAACAATCGACTGGAATTTCCCAACCTTGTGATTGATATGGAAAAGTATGAAATTGTCGTAGATGGAGCAAAAATCGTAAGCACGCCTAAAGAAGTAGAACTGTTATGGCTCCTTGCTAGCCATCCTGGCAAAGTATTTATTCGAGAACATTTGTTGGATAAAGTTTGGGGATATGCGTATCTTGGGGATTCTCGCACAGTTGATACCCATATGAAACGGCTGCGGCGAAAGATTGAGAGTGGACAGCCTTATACGTATCTGCAAACGGTATGGGGAGTGGGCTATAAATTTGAGGTGGTACGTAATGAAGAAAAGCCTCTTTAG
- a CDS encoding BlaI/MecI/CopY family transcriptional regulator, producing MKKADCKISDAEWIVMKVLWEEAPLTSAKIIEAVSSIKTWSPKTIHSLISRLVKKGALGVNKEMPQYEFYPLVDKRDCILEETRSFIQKVYDGSLHLMLANFIKDEEISEKELEELQRLLDEKINE from the coding sequence TTGAAGAAAGCGGATTGCAAAATATCTGATGCAGAGTGGATCGTCATGAAGGTTCTATGGGAGGAAGCTCCATTAACATCTGCGAAGATTATAGAGGCAGTAAGTTCTATCAAGACATGGAGCCCGAAAACCATTCATTCCTTAATAAGCAGACTGGTAAAAAAAGGAGCATTAGGTGTGAATAAGGAGATGCCTCAGTATGAGTTTTATCCATTGGTGGATAAAAGAGACTGCATACTGGAAGAAACAAGGTCGTTTATCCAAAAGGTATACGATGGTTCTCTCCACCTTATGCTCGCCAATTTTATTAAGGATGAGGAGATTTCTGAAAAGGAATTAGAAGAACTTCAAAGATTGCTTGATGAAAAAATTAACGAGTAA
- the nagZ gene encoding beta-N-acetylhexosaminidase yields the protein MKRQRNSRNKLLVLTILLLVLAIIIGAYYAIKANHSEQTPVKDRSIITNPPDKNIVDSNKDQTSSLKRLVKETFSLSKDGKVPNISFISGKTEWKEVNQEWGKSDHISETAKGRYEEYESHHASIGYTNNTVIDIRSYDSELQNISLNEIKKYGGEPDAIRYYKDSTHNQMILVYHATTSTDLLWVLPIKTEQAPNPKVDHISLLTQLEKAPIQQENQTISEVISKMSLEDKIGQMILAGISGTTMDTNTKKLLSQYHVGGIIFYKNNLETPAQTVQLINQLKKGNSSNLPLFLGTDQEGGRVTRLPGGLVNFPPNTQIGKVNNPQFSYKVGTLLGQEVNEFGLNLDFAPVLDINSNPNNPVIGDRSFGDNPEVVSELGIQTMKGIQSQNIISTVKHFPGHGDTSVDSHLELPIVNKSLEELKKLELIPFERAIDHGADVVMVAHILLPQLDQTNPASMSKAVMTDLLRKQLGFTGVTITDDMTMGAITEHFDIGKAAVESVKAGSDIILVGHDYNNVVKIVSSLKTAVQNGEISVQRVNESIERIIQLKKKYNLKDATVEGANINELNRSINSLLESIK from the coding sequence ATGAAAAGACAAAGGAATTCTCGGAATAAGTTACTTGTTTTGACAATTCTACTTCTAGTGTTGGCTATAATCATTGGAGCTTATTATGCAATCAAAGCAAATCATAGCGAACAGACGCCAGTGAAAGATCGCTCCATTATAACTAATCCTCCCGATAAGAATATAGTGGATTCGAACAAGGATCAGACCTCAAGTCTTAAGAGATTGGTAAAAGAAACGTTTTCCTTGTCTAAGGATGGTAAGGTTCCGAACATTTCCTTCATTTCCGGCAAAACAGAATGGAAAGAAGTAAATCAAGAGTGGGGAAAATCAGATCATATTTCGGAGACTGCAAAAGGCAGGTATGAGGAATACGAAAGTCATCACGCTTCAATCGGCTATACCAATAATACTGTGATTGATATCCGATCTTATGATTCAGAACTACAAAATATTTCTTTAAATGAAATTAAGAAATATGGTGGAGAACCCGATGCCATTCGATACTATAAAGATTCAACTCATAACCAAATGATCCTTGTCTATCATGCAACGACTTCTACTGATTTATTGTGGGTTTTACCAATAAAAACAGAGCAGGCGCCAAATCCTAAAGTTGACCATATCTCACTTCTAACGCAGCTTGAAAAGGCACCCATCCAACAAGAAAATCAAACTATTTCAGAAGTCATTTCTAAAATGAGCTTAGAAGATAAAATTGGCCAAATGATTCTTGCTGGAATTTCCGGAACCACGATGGATACAAACACAAAAAAGTTACTAAGCCAATACCATGTCGGAGGAATTATTTTTTACAAAAATAATTTAGAAACCCCTGCACAAACCGTTCAACTTATAAACCAACTGAAAAAGGGAAATAGTTCGAATCTACCGCTTTTTTTAGGCACTGACCAAGAGGGCGGAAGAGTAACAAGATTGCCAGGTGGTCTTGTAAACTTTCCTCCAAATACACAGATTGGAAAGGTAAATAATCCTCAGTTTTCTTATAAAGTTGGAACACTTTTAGGTCAGGAAGTAAATGAGTTTGGTTTAAATCTCGATTTTGCTCCTGTTCTTGATATTAACAGCAATCCCAATAACCCCGTAATCGGTGATCGATCCTTTGGAGATAATCCGGAAGTAGTAAGTGAACTTGGGATTCAAACGATGAAAGGAATTCAATCGCAAAACATCATCTCTACCGTTAAGCATTTTCCCGGTCACGGAGATACATCGGTTGATTCCCATCTGGAGCTCCCGATTGTAAATAAGAGTCTTGAAGAGCTTAAGAAACTAGAGTTAATTCCGTTTGAACGTGCGATTGATCATGGAGCTGATGTTGTGATGGTTGCCCATATCTTATTGCCTCAATTAGATCAAACTAATCCAGCGTCCATGTCAAAAGCTGTCATGACGGATCTTCTTAGAAAACAACTTGGTTTCACGGGAGTTACCATAACGGACGATATGACAATGGGGGCCATTACCGAACATTTTGATATTGGCAAAGCAGCGGTGGAATCAGTAAAGGCAGGAAGCGATATTATTTTAGTAGGGCATGACTATAATAATGTTGTGAAAATTGTTTCCTCTCTAAAAACTGCCGTTCAAAATGGGGAAATTTCAGTACAAAGAGTAAATGAAAGTATAGAGAGAATTATTCAACTAAAAAAGAAATATAACCTTAAAGATGCGACTGTAGAAGGTGCTAACATAAATGAACTAAATCGCTCCATCAATAGTCTTCTGGAGTCTATAAAATAG
- a CDS encoding S8 family serine peptidase, with the protein MKILAPILIIAFILSLFLHKYLDLGKYPFVKKISIGLICTLLIGALAIVFTNISFGKENVGWHVKYMDYDRMHMYSTGKSQKIALIDSGVSDFQISNKYDNSIALVGSEQDNNGHGTMMFSILKGYDEEIIGISPDAEVISIKVMDSEEKINPVTMVKAIEEAIKLKSTVINISIGSHKFNQEISDVIDVALNQGITVVASSGDYSNGDMMFPANKPGVISVGSLSANGSVSDFTNAPNDTTINAPGDEIKIILPNKKVESNSGTSQSTVIISGYVSLLKDYAAQEKIKLPNEKIIELLSKINNKKTNYAKAFSSLHN; encoded by the coding sequence ATGAAAATTTTAGCTCCAATATTAATCATTGCGTTCATTCTTAGTCTTTTTTTACACAAATACTTAGATTTAGGGAAATATCCATTCGTAAAGAAGATTTCAATTGGTTTAATATGTACTTTATTGATTGGTGCTTTGGCTATTGTGTTTACCAATATAAGTTTTGGTAAAGAAAATGTAGGATGGCATGTTAAATATATGGACTACGACAGAATGCATATGTATTCCACAGGCAAATCTCAAAAAATTGCATTAATAGATAGCGGTGTGTCTGATTTTCAAATAAGTAATAAGTATGACAACTCCATTGCTTTAGTAGGGAGTGAGCAAGATAATAACGGGCACGGAACAATGATGTTCTCCATTCTGAAAGGGTATGATGAGGAGATTATTGGAATTTCCCCGGATGCTGAAGTTATTTCGATTAAAGTAATGGATTCAGAAGAAAAAATAAATCCTGTGACCATGGTAAAGGCAATTGAAGAAGCAATTAAGCTTAAAAGCACTGTTATTAATATAAGCATCGGCAGTCATAAATTTAATCAAGAAATTTCTGATGTGATTGATGTTGCCTTAAACCAAGGCATTACAGTTGTTGCGTCTTCAGGCGATTATTCTAATGGCGACATGATGTTTCCGGCCAATAAACCTGGAGTAATCTCTGTTGGTTCTTTATCGGCTAATGGAAGTGTATCTGATTTTACCAATGCGCCTAATGACACAACAATTAATGCTCCCGGTGATGAAATAAAAATCATTCTCCCTAACAAAAAAGTAGAATCGAATTCTGGAACGTCTCAATCAACAGTAATCATTTCTGGATATGTTTCATTGTTAAAAGATTATGCGGCGCAGGAAAAAATTAAGTTACCAAATGAAAAAATCATCGAGTTATTATCAAAAATTAATAACAAAAAAACGAATTATGCGAAGGCTTTTTCTAGCTTACATAATTAA
- a CDS encoding MarR family transcriptional regulator: protein MEDVRELFQIMTRRFGLLNKNCCRIGGEDISLVQSHILYEILRYNRPSMQQVADTLGMDITTFSRQVQTLVKMELVKKSPLPEDRRVYQLSLTTQGNYVAAKIDADMKQYLDEVFSNMSEFERDMVIKSIQLLNDAMSKSTVCCKSLL from the coding sequence ATGGAAGATGTTCGAGAGTTGTTTCAAATCATGACAAGACGATTCGGACTTTTAAATAAAAATTGCTGTCGAATTGGAGGAGAGGATATATCCCTTGTACAGAGCCATATTCTTTATGAAATCCTTCGCTACAACAGACCTTCAATGCAACAAGTTGCCGATACTCTGGGGATGGATATAACCACTTTTAGCCGGCAAGTTCAAACGCTAGTAAAGATGGAACTGGTTAAAAAGTCGCCACTTCCTGAAGACAGACGTGTATACCAATTATCCCTAACTACGCAAGGCAATTATGTTGCTGCAAAGATTGACGCAGATATGAAACAATATCTCGACGAAGTATTTTCGAATATGAGTGAGTTTGAACGAGATATGGTGATTAAATCGATCCAACTTTTAAATGACGCCATGTCCAAATCAACTGTTTGTTGTAAATCATTACTTTGA
- a CDS encoding M56 family metallopeptidase → MVLSAVFKEVLLLSLMGSILALGILAIKAIFRQRLSARLHYYIWIMLVLRLILPIGIQSHISLLNFIPNEQKKLDTHLIAEQYVPNILSTSTIKTENAPSKEDSKALADPGIKGAIFNYDTAAMLWVIGVSTALLYMLCVNILMIAKLKKCSICHREDVIEILEAEKSRLNINSKVKIIYSNFSKSPAVYGMIRPKILIPKDLIDKLTPEEFRFVFSHELTHIKNQDLAVNTLLMFVKAIHWFNPLIWFSLNQVKQDCEIACDAAVLQTLKTEEVKKYGQTMINMLRLFSEKKTITGTLGYASKYNKRRIIMITGFKKSSALCAALAVFLTIMVGCSSTIKQESSEVSPNNNSSTNSSTSTVDKTTQDEASQSNAEQDNTNQASQSNTEQDNTSQASQSNGKQDNTGQASQSNAGQDNTSHAPASNDNSAASSSNEGIQRQLLSTIMQLAKQGKIINSEFPVKTTVIEDAEKKLGDPDKVDWVPSAKGNYAVFSKHNVVFGFNKGERIFEARSFDKKLNELSLSMVKKVYGTPAYDVKSNGEEIIGYIASSEYKILLVFPQPSNSHQNPVMDHYSVLYPKGTFNNMSNDPGRQW, encoded by the coding sequence ATGGTTTTATCTGCAGTATTTAAAGAAGTCTTATTACTGTCACTTATGGGTAGTATTTTAGCTTTAGGAATACTTGCTATTAAGGCTATTTTTAGACAAAGGCTTAGCGCAAGGCTTCATTATTATATATGGATTATGCTTGTCCTTAGGCTAATACTGCCAATAGGCATTCAAAGTCATATAAGCTTGCTGAATTTTATTCCAAATGAGCAGAAGAAACTTGATACTCATCTTATAGCAGAGCAATATGTTCCTAATATACTATCAACCAGTACGATTAAAACCGAAAATGCACCGTCTAAAGAAGATAGCAAGGCATTAGCTGACCCAGGTATTAAAGGAGCTATTTTTAATTATGATACGGCAGCAATGCTGTGGGTAATAGGTGTTTCAACAGCCTTACTGTATATGCTTTGCGTAAATATTTTGATGATAGCTAAATTGAAAAAGTGTTCAATCTGTCATAGAGAAGACGTTATTGAAATTCTTGAAGCAGAAAAATCAAGGCTTAACATAAATTCGAAGGTAAAAATTATTTATAGCAATTTCTCGAAATCACCTGCAGTTTACGGGATGATCCGTCCTAAAATTTTAATCCCAAAGGACCTTATAGACAAATTAACCCCGGAAGAGTTTAGGTTTGTGTTCAGCCATGAATTAACTCATATTAAGAACCAGGATTTAGCGGTAAACACCTTGCTTATGTTTGTTAAAGCCATACATTGGTTCAATCCCTTAATCTGGTTTTCACTTAACCAGGTAAAACAAGATTGTGAAATCGCTTGTGATGCGGCTGTCCTCCAAACTTTAAAGACAGAAGAAGTCAAAAAATACGGTCAGACTATGATCAACATGCTAAGATTATTCTCTGAAAAAAAGACCATTACTGGGACATTAGGATATGCAAGTAAATACAATAAGAGGCGAATTATTATGATTACAGGATTTAAAAAAAGTTCGGCATTATGTGCCGCTTTAGCTGTATTTCTTACAATTATGGTAGGTTGCTCAAGCACCATTAAACAAGAAAGTTCAGAGGTTAGCCCAAATAATAACAGCAGCACAAACAGTTCTACTTCGACAGTAGATAAAACAACTCAAGATGAAGCATCACAAAGCAATGCAGAACAAGACAATACAAACCAAGCATCACAAAGCAATACAGAACAAGACAATACAAGCCAAGCATCACAAAGCAATGGAAAACAAGATAATACAGGCCAAGCATCACAAAGCAATGCAGGACAAGACAATACCAGCCATGCCCCAGCATCGAATGACAATTCCGCTGCTTCATCATCTAATGAGGGTATTCAGCGACAGCTTCTCTCTACTATCATGCAATTGGCAAAGCAAGGGAAAATCATAAATTCAGAGTTTCCTGTTAAAACTACTGTTATAGAAGACGCAGAGAAAAAGCTAGGAGATCCGGATAAGGTTGATTGGGTGCCTAGTGCTAAAGGGAATTATGCTGTATTTTCGAAACACAATGTGGTATTTGGTTTCAACAAAGGGGAGCGTATTTTTGAGGCGAGATCCTTTGATAAGAAATTAAATGAATTATCACTTTCTATGGTGAAGAAAGTATATGGAACTCCGGCATATGATGTAAAAAGTAATGGTGAGGAAATTATAGGATATATTGCAAGTTCGGAATACAAGATCTTGTTAGTATTTCCTCAGCCTTCGAATAGCCATCAGAACCCGGTAATGGACCACTATTCCGTACTTTACCCTAAGGGGACCTTTAATAATATGTCAAACGATCCGGGAAGACAATGGTGA
- a CDS encoding ArsI/CadI family heavy metal resistance metalloenzyme, with product MKYAHVGLNVTNLEKSIEFYSKLFGADPVKIKPGYAKYLLESPGLNFTLNLQDEVSGNQVGHFGIQVESSAEVMAHKNRLLEVGIEPQLEEINTTCCYALQDKFWVNDPDGNEWEFFYTKANMEEINSNDSACCWTEPKTDKVECCSTDAQDKNTASCC from the coding sequence ATGAAATATGCACATGTTGGTCTTAACGTAACAAACCTGGAGAAATCGATCGAGTTTTATAGCAAATTATTTGGAGCTGATCCAGTAAAAATAAAGCCAGGTTATGCAAAGTACCTGCTTGAATCACCGGGATTAAACTTTACGCTTAATCTTCAAGACGAAGTAAGCGGAAATCAAGTTGGACACTTTGGCATTCAAGTAGAAAGTTCAGCAGAGGTTATGGCTCATAAAAATAGACTTTTAGAAGTCGGGATTGAGCCTCAACTCGAAGAAATTAATACAACATGTTGTTATGCTCTCCAAGATAAGTTTTGGGTTAACGATCCCGATGGAAACGAGTGGGAGTTCTTTTACACAAAGGCAAATATGGAAGAGATCAATTCAAATGATTCTGCTTGTTGCTGGACAGAACCGAAGACAGATAAGGTGGAGTGTTGTTCTACGGATGCTCAAGACAAGAATACAGCTAGCTGCTGTTAA
- a CDS encoding DUF6448 family protein, whose translation MYSSKLQERLDKVLSLKDYDVNNVSAGREYIESYVSFFHFAEGEEEGHLNRSY comes from the coding sequence ATGTACTCAAGCAAGCTTCAAGAGCGCTTGGATAAAGTCCTTTCTTTAAAGGATTATGATGTTAATAATGTATCGGCCGGAAGAGAATATATTGAATCTTACGTGAGCTTCTTCCATTTTGCTGAAGGGGAAGAAGAGGGGCATTTAAACCGGTCATACTGA